Proteins from one Mycobacterium adipatum genomic window:
- a CDS encoding alpha-E domain-containing protein, whose translation MLARNAESLYWIGRYVERADDTARILDVVVHQLLEDSSVDPDQTSRVLLQVLDIEPPEQQLDVWSLTDLVAFGKDTKGGCSIVESITAARENARGAREVTSTEMWECLNTTYNALAERERAARRLGPHEFLAYVEGRAAMFAGLADSTLSRDDGYRFMVLGRAIERVDMTVRMLLSRVGDSGSSPAWVTVLRSAGAHDTYLRTYRGVLDASRVVEFMLLDRLFPRSIYYSLRLAEHSLDELLHRRHNRVGSTAEAQRLLGRARSELEFLPPGALLESLEDQLAALQQTCVEVGDALALQYFHSAPWVAWTDAGRAGGTVIEEGEI comes from the coding sequence ATGCTGGCACGTAACGCGGAATCGCTGTACTGGATTGGGCGCTATGTCGAGCGCGCCGACGACACCGCCCGCATCCTCGATGTGGTGGTGCACCAACTGCTGGAGGACTCCAGCGTCGACCCGGATCAGACATCGCGGGTGCTGCTGCAGGTGCTCGACATCGAGCCCCCGGAGCAGCAGTTGGATGTGTGGTCACTGACCGATCTCGTCGCCTTCGGCAAGGACACCAAGGGTGGCTGCTCGATCGTCGAGTCGATCACCGCGGCTCGCGAAAATGCCCGTGGCGCACGTGAAGTCACCTCGACAGAGATGTGGGAGTGTCTCAACACCACCTACAACGCGCTCGCCGAGCGCGAGCGTGCGGCGCGGCGACTCGGCCCGCACGAGTTCCTGGCCTACGTGGAGGGGCGGGCGGCGATGTTCGCCGGGTTGGCCGACTCGACGTTGTCGCGCGATGACGGTTACCGCTTCATGGTGCTGGGCCGGGCCATCGAACGCGTCGACATGACGGTGCGGATGTTGCTGTCGCGGGTCGGCGACAGCGGCTCCTCGCCGGCCTGGGTCACCGTGCTTCGTTCGGCCGGCGCGCACGACACCTACCTGCGTACCTATCGAGGCGTGCTGGACGCCAGCAGGGTGGTCGAATTCATGCTGCTGGACCGGCTTTTCCCCAGATCGATCTACTACTCGCTGCGGCTGGCCGAACACAGTCTCGACGAACTGTTGCACCGCAGGCACAACCGGGTCGGGTCGACGGCCGAAGCGCAGCGGCTACTCGGCCGGGCCCGCAGCGAGCTGGAGTTTCTGCCGCCCGGCGCGCTGCTGGAATCACTGGAAGACCAGCTCGCGGCGTTGCAGCAGACATGTGTCGAAGTGGGCGACGCCTTGGCGTTGCAGTACTTCCACTCCGCACCGTGGGTGGCGTGGACCGACGCGGGGCGTGCGGGTGGCACGGTCATCGAAGAAGGGGAAATCTGA
- a CDS encoding peroxiredoxin-like family protein, which translates to MTQYGKGCDVLNVGDAVAARTLTTIDGVDVVVPARDAVVHLQFRRFAGCPICSLHMREMARRRQEIADAGIREVVLFHSDADQLRRYQADLPFAVVADPDRNVYAEFGVGSSLSAVLHPRAFVAAARGIRRTGLKGALSPGEDHTGRPADFLIGTDGVIRACKYGVHADDQWSVDELLAHVTPA; encoded by the coding sequence ATGACTCAATATGGAAAGGGGTGCGACGTGCTCAACGTCGGAGACGCGGTGGCGGCGCGGACGCTGACGACCATCGACGGTGTGGATGTGGTCGTTCCCGCACGCGATGCCGTTGTGCACCTTCAGTTCCGGCGTTTTGCGGGCTGCCCGATCTGTAGTCTGCACATGCGCGAGATGGCGCGTCGCCGTCAGGAGATCGCCGATGCCGGCATCCGCGAGGTTGTGCTGTTTCATTCCGACGCCGACCAGCTCCGCAGATACCAGGCTGACCTGCCGTTTGCGGTCGTCGCGGATCCGGATCGGAATGTGTACGCCGAGTTCGGCGTCGGATCATCGCTTAGCGCAGTGCTGCACCCCCGCGCCTTCGTGGCGGCAGCACGTGGAATTCGGCGGACCGGGCTCAAAGGTGCGCTCTCGCCGGGTGAGGATCACACGGGCAGGCCCGCCGATTTCCTCATCGGTACCGATGGCGTCATTCGAGCGTGCAAATACGGTGTACACGCCGACGATCAGTGGTCGGTCGACGAGCTGCTCGCGCACGTGACACCGGCTTGA
- a CDS encoding TetR/AcrR family transcriptional regulator: MILFWSKGYDGATQEEMLTATGLSSSTLFRSFGNKADILQAVLARYDTHASTLFTPLEEGVAGVADLRAFFDGIAQWLHGPMGPAGCLVVETMQNPVNGDPRVKALTDQHLNRLRRSLHAAVRRAVDAGEFASASPEMFADALQAGVLGVLSRARTGDVADANRLLDGVRSLVP; encoded by the coding sequence TTGATTCTGTTCTGGAGCAAGGGCTATGACGGTGCGACACAAGAGGAGATGCTGACCGCCACCGGACTGTCGTCCTCGACGCTGTTCCGGTCATTCGGAAACAAGGCCGATATCCTCCAAGCCGTCTTGGCGCGCTATGACACGCATGCGTCGACGTTGTTCACCCCACTGGAGGAGGGCGTCGCCGGGGTAGCCGACCTGCGGGCCTTTTTCGACGGCATCGCACAGTGGCTACACGGCCCGATGGGCCCGGCTGGATGCCTGGTCGTGGAGACGATGCAGAACCCCGTCAACGGCGACCCACGCGTGAAGGCGCTGACCGACCAACACCTCAACCGGCTCCGGCGAAGCTTGCACGCGGCGGTTCGGCGTGCAGTCGACGCCGGCGAGTTCGCGTCCGCATCCCCCGAGATGTTCGCCGACGCGTTACAAGCCGGCGTGCTGGGCGTGCTGTCGCGCGCCCGTACCGGCGACGTGGCTGACGCCAACCGACTTCTCGACGGTGTCAGGTCGCTGGTGCCGTGA
- a CDS encoding CBS domain-containing protein: protein MRIADVLKAKGATVATTTPETSVAVLLAGLVDRNIGAMVVVGPGGPVGIVSERDVVHKLHDLGADLLSRPVSEIMTTHLVFCSPEDSVDSLSAVMTHNRVRHIPVLKDGRLAGIVSIGDVVKTRMQELESSREQLQAYITQG, encoded by the coding sequence ATGCGTATCGCCGACGTGTTGAAAGCCAAGGGTGCCACCGTCGCGACGACCACCCCGGAGACGTCGGTCGCCGTCCTGCTCGCCGGTCTGGTCGACCGCAATATCGGTGCGATGGTGGTCGTCGGTCCGGGCGGGCCGGTAGGCATCGTGTCCGAACGCGATGTGGTGCACAAGCTGCACGATCTCGGTGCGGACCTGCTGAGCCGGCCTGTCAGCGAGATCATGACCACACACCTGGTCTTCTGCTCGCCGGAGGATTCGGTGGACAGCCTCAGCGCGGTGATGACCCACAACCGGGTTCGGCACATCCCCGTCCTGAAGGACGGTCGGCTGGCCGGCATCGTGAGCATCGGTGACGTGGTCAAGACCCGGATGCAGGAACTGGAATCCAGCCGAGAGCAGTTGCAGGCGTACATCACGCAAGGCTGA
- a CDS encoding transglutaminase family protein: MWRMRVVHATGYAYKSPVTASFNEARLTPRSDSRQNVILNRVETIPATRQYRYVDYWGTAVTTFDLHAPHTELEVTASSVVETEKPGAPVSTVTWADLGSAAVIDRFDELLTPTRYTPASKRIERVGKRIAKYHEPQEAVIEAARWVHGELNYVPGTTGVHSSGLDALREGKGVCQDFAHLTLILLRGMGIPARYVSGYLHPKRTAKVGDTMEGQSHAWIQAWTGDWWHYDPTNDKAINEQYISVGVGRDYADVTPLKGIYSGEGSTDLDVVVEITRLA, from the coding sequence ATGTGGCGCATGCGGGTTGTCCATGCAACGGGCTACGCCTACAAATCCCCGGTGACCGCCTCCTTCAACGAGGCCCGGCTGACGCCGCGATCGGATTCGCGTCAGAACGTGATCCTCAACCGGGTGGAGACCATCCCGGCCACCAGGCAGTACCGGTACGTGGATTACTGGGGCACCGCGGTGACCACCTTCGATCTGCACGCGCCGCACACTGAGCTGGAGGTGACCGCATCCTCGGTGGTCGAGACCGAGAAGCCCGGCGCGCCGGTATCCACGGTGACATGGGCTGATCTGGGATCCGCGGCCGTCATCGACCGCTTCGACGAGCTGCTGACCCCGACGAGGTACACCCCGGCCAGCAAGCGCATCGAGCGCGTCGGCAAGCGCATCGCGAAATACCACGAGCCCCAAGAGGCCGTCATCGAGGCGGCGCGCTGGGTGCACGGCGAGCTCAACTACGTCCCCGGCACCACCGGGGTGCACTCATCGGGTCTGGACGCCTTGCGCGAGGGTAAGGGCGTCTGCCAGGACTTCGCCCATCTGACGCTGATCCTGTTGCGCGGTATGGGGATTCCGGCCCGCTACGTGTCGGGGTACCTGCATCCCAAGCGCACCGCGAAGGTCGGCGACACCATGGAGGGCCAGAGCCACGCCTGGATTCAGGCATGGACGGGGGACTGGTGGCATTACGACCCCACCAACGACAAGGCCATCAACGAGCAGTACATCAGTGTCGGTGTGGGGCGGGACTACGCCGACGTCACACCGCTGAAGGGCATCTACTCCGGTGAGGGCTCCACCGATCTCGACGTGGTCGTGGAGATTACCCGGCTGGCCTGA
- a CDS encoding circularly permuted type 2 ATP-grasp protein: MFDAEGNVRGPYKGIFAELSPSDASELEARSEALGRAFIDQGITFSLSGQERPFPLDLVPRVISAAEWSRLEKGIAQRVKALELYLDDIYGEQEILRDGVIPRRLVTSCEHFHREAVGIVPPNGVRIHVAGIDLVRDAQGTFRVLEDNLRSPSGVSYVMENRRTMARVFPNLFASHRVRAVGDYSSHLLRALRKAAATNEADPTVVVLTPGVYNSAYFEHSLLARQMGVELVEGRDLFCRDNTVYMRTTEGERQVDVIYRRIDDEYLDPMQFRPDSVLGVAGVLNAARAGNVVISSAVGNGVGDDKLVYTYVPTIVEYYLGEKPLLANVDTFRCWLDDEREEVLDRVDELVIKPVEGSGGYGIVFGPDANEKELATISKKIRADPRGWIAQPVVQLSTVPTQIDDCLAPRHVDLRPFAVNDGDDVWVLPGGLTRVALPEGSLVVNSSQGGGSKDTWVLASRTSAADRELAAAEVVRSLPDAAKPGKPSVAEKVSRNGKAGREVKSEQTQQQQTRDGRAMSGQNEQQQQQQQQQVVVD, translated from the coding sequence ATGTTCGACGCCGAAGGCAACGTCCGCGGACCCTACAAGGGGATTTTCGCTGAACTATCGCCGTCGGATGCGTCCGAACTCGAGGCGCGGTCCGAGGCCCTCGGCCGCGCCTTCATCGACCAGGGCATCACGTTCTCGCTGTCCGGCCAGGAACGCCCGTTCCCGCTCGATCTGGTCCCGCGTGTCATCTCCGCGGCCGAGTGGTCGCGGTTGGAGAAGGGCATCGCGCAACGGGTCAAGGCCCTGGAGCTCTACCTCGACGACATCTACGGCGAGCAGGAGATCCTGCGCGACGGCGTGATCCCGCGCCGGCTGGTCACCTCGTGCGAGCACTTCCACCGCGAGGCGGTCGGCATCGTGCCGCCCAACGGGGTGCGCATCCACGTCGCGGGTATCGACCTGGTCCGCGACGCGCAGGGCACCTTCCGGGTGCTCGAGGACAACCTGCGTTCGCCGTCGGGGGTGTCCTACGTGATGGAGAACCGCCGCACCATGGCGCGGGTGTTCCCGAACCTGTTCGCCTCCCACCGGGTGCGGGCGGTGGGCGACTACTCCTCGCATCTACTGCGCGCACTGCGCAAGGCGGCGGCCACCAACGAGGCCGATCCCACCGTCGTGGTGCTCACCCCCGGCGTCTACAACTCGGCCTACTTCGAACATTCGCTGCTGGCCCGGCAGATGGGGGTCGAACTCGTCGAGGGCCGCGATCTGTTCTGTCGCGACAACACGGTGTACATGCGCACCACCGAGGGGGAACGGCAGGTCGACGTCATCTACCGGCGCATCGACGACGAGTATCTGGATCCGATGCAGTTCCGGCCGGATTCGGTGCTCGGGGTCGCCGGGGTGCTCAACGCGGCACGGGCCGGCAACGTGGTCATCTCCAGCGCCGTCGGCAACGGTGTCGGCGACGACAAGCTGGTGTACACCTATGTGCCGACCATCGTCGAGTACTACCTGGGCGAAAAGCCATTGCTGGCCAACGTCGACACCTTCCGCTGTTGGCTCGACGACGAGCGCGAAGAGGTGCTCGACCGGGTCGACGAACTGGTGATCAAACCGGTCGAAGGCAGCGGTGGGTACGGCATCGTGTTCGGTCCGGACGCCAACGAGAAGGAGCTCGCCACCATCAGCAAGAAGATCCGCGCCGACCCGCGGGGCTGGATCGCCCAACCGGTGGTGCAGCTTTCGACGGTGCCCACCCAGATCGACGATTGTCTGGCCCCGCGACATGTGGACCTGCGGCCGTTCGCGGTCAACGACGGAGACGATGTCTGGGTGCTGCCCGGCGGGTTGACCCGGGTGGCGCTGCCGGAGGGTTCGTTGGTGGTGAACTCCAGCCAGGGCGGCGGATCCAAGGACACCTGGGTGCTGGCCTCGCGCACCTCGGCCGCCGACCGTGAACTGGCCGCCGCCGAGGTGGTCCGCTCGCTGCCGGACGCCGCGAAACCGGGCAAACCGTCGGTGGCCGAGAAGGTCTCGCGCAACGGCAAGGCCGGCCGGGAGGTCAAGAGCGAGCAGACCCAACAGCAGCAGACCCGTGACGGCCGGGCGATGTCCGGCCAGAACGAACAGCAACAACAACAGCAGCAACAGCAGGTGGTGGTCGACTGA
- a CDS encoding FecCD family ABC transporter permease, with translation MTVRTRSLPVLWVLGLVLLVASAAVAITIGPAALSVRDVYGIVAEHLGAGPSGTTRIQDGIVWQLRLPRVLLAAVCGAGLALCGAILQSLLRNPLADPFVLGVSSGASTGAVLIAVLGVGGGALTLSGGAFLGAVLSFGVVLGLAYAAGGGTDRVVLAGVAATQLFSALTSFIVLSSADAEQTRGVLFWLLGSLAGVTWNDVAVCAAVVGAGLVCCLAYARALDAFAFGDDAAATLGVSVRQARIVLLVMTALITAALVSAAGAIGFVGLVLPHAARFVVGPAHVRLLPTVAILGAVFMVWVDTLARTLFAPQELPTGVVTALLGVPAFALILLRRRGIPT, from the coding sequence TTGACCGTGCGTACCCGTTCGCTGCCGGTGCTGTGGGTGCTGGGGCTTGTGCTGCTCGTCGCCTCGGCGGCGGTGGCCATCACCATCGGTCCGGCCGCACTGTCGGTGCGCGACGTGTACGGGATCGTCGCCGAGCATCTGGGCGCCGGACCGTCGGGCACCACCCGGATCCAGGACGGCATCGTGTGGCAGCTGCGGCTGCCGCGGGTGCTGCTGGCCGCCGTGTGCGGTGCGGGCCTGGCGCTGTGCGGGGCGATCCTGCAGTCCTTGCTACGTAACCCGCTGGCGGATCCATTCGTGCTCGGGGTGTCTTCGGGCGCCTCGACCGGGGCGGTGCTCATCGCGGTGCTCGGGGTGGGTGGCGGCGCGCTGACCCTGTCCGGTGGTGCGTTCCTCGGTGCGGTGCTGTCCTTCGGGGTGGTGTTGGGATTGGCCTATGCGGCCGGCGGTGGCACCGATCGGGTGGTGCTCGCGGGAGTGGCGGCGACACAATTGTTTTCGGCGCTCACCTCGTTCATCGTGTTGTCGTCGGCCGATGCCGAGCAGACCCGCGGGGTGCTGTTCTGGCTGCTCGGGTCGCTGGCCGGGGTCACCTGGAACGATGTCGCGGTGTGCGCCGCGGTCGTGGGCGCGGGGTTGGTGTGCTGCCTGGCCTACGCACGGGCCCTGGACGCCTTCGCTTTCGGTGACGACGCCGCCGCCACCCTGGGGGTGTCCGTGCGCCAGGCCCGGATCGTGCTGTTGGTGATGACCGCACTCATCACGGCGGCGCTGGTCAGCGCGGCCGGTGCGATCGGGTTCGTCGGGCTGGTGCTGCCGCATGCGGCACGCTTCGTGGTGGGGCCCGCACACGTGCGGCTGCTCCCGACGGTGGCCATCCTCGGGGCGGTGTTCATGGTGTGGGTCGACACCCTGGCCCGCACCCTGTTTGCGCCGCAAGAGCTGCCCACCGGCGTGGTCACGGCTCTGCTGGGGGTCCCGGCGTTCGCGCTGATCCTGTTGCGGCGCCGAGGGATACCGACATGA
- a CDS encoding ribonuclease Z: MIEVTLLGTGSPIPDPDRAGPSTLIRAGEQTFLVDCGRGVQQRLAAAGSGANALTALLLTHLHSDHIADLGDVIITRWITTFTPDPAPLQIIGPPGTADVVAATLKAFGHDIGYRIAHHADLTGPPAVEVHEYTEGVVWDADGVRIVAAPTDHRPVAPTIGFRIEHDGASVVLAGDTVPCEGLDTLAAGAGALVHTVIRHDLVEAIPLQRIRDICDYHSTVEQAADTAARAGVGILILTHYVPSPARGQYDDWRALAATVFDRQIECGDDLHRVLVHPGVCSTSP, encoded by the coding sequence ATGATCGAGGTGACGCTCCTGGGCACCGGCAGCCCCATTCCCGACCCCGACCGGGCCGGCCCGTCGACGCTGATCCGCGCGGGCGAGCAGACCTTCCTCGTGGACTGCGGGCGCGGTGTCCAACAGCGACTGGCCGCCGCGGGATCCGGCGCCAACGCACTGACGGCACTCCTGCTGACGCATCTGCACAGTGATCACATCGCCGATCTCGGCGATGTGATCATCACCCGCTGGATCACCACGTTCACCCCGGATCCCGCACCGCTGCAGATCATCGGACCGCCGGGGACCGCCGACGTGGTGGCCGCCACGCTGAAGGCGTTCGGTCACGACATCGGCTACCGCATCGCCCACCACGCCGATCTCACCGGGCCGCCGGCCGTCGAGGTGCACGAGTACACCGAGGGCGTGGTGTGGGATGCCGACGGCGTCCGCATTGTCGCCGCGCCGACCGATCACCGCCCCGTGGCTCCGACCATCGGCTTTCGCATCGAACACGATGGCGCATCGGTGGTGTTGGCGGGCGACACCGTGCCCTGCGAGGGCCTGGACACCCTCGCCGCGGGCGCAGGCGCCCTGGTGCATACCGTGATCCGTCACGATCTGGTCGAAGCGATACCGCTGCAACGGATCCGCGACATCTGCGACTATCACTCCACCGTGGAACAGGCGGCCGATACCGCGGCCCGCGCCGGCGTCGGCATCCTGATCCTCACCCACTATGTGCCCAGCCCCGCGCGGGGCCAGTACGACGACTGGCGGGCGCTGGCGGCAACGGTGTTCGACCGCCAGATCGAATGCGGTGACGACCTGCACCGCGTGCTCGTTCACCCCGGCGTCTGCTCCACATCACCGTGA
- a CDS encoding ABC transporter ATP-binding protein, producing MSLLADQVSWTRSGRLVLDGVTVEPDPGATVGLLGPNGSGKSSLLKLLAGVDRPSSGTVHLDGEPLTRMSRRRLARRVAMVAQHADTELHITVREVVRLGRIPHTGMIAADTDGSAVVDAALAATGLQDLADRYWHMLSGGERQRVQIARALAQDPDHLLLDEPTNHLDIAHQLEILALIRTVNVTTVVALHDLNLAAMFCDHVVVLSGGAIVAVGTPIQVLTEDLIGTVYGVRCRVGVEDGVAHVRFAQR from the coding sequence ATGAGCCTGCTCGCCGACCAGGTCAGCTGGACGCGGTCCGGCCGGCTGGTGCTCGACGGTGTCACCGTCGAGCCGGATCCCGGCGCCACGGTGGGATTGCTCGGCCCGAACGGTTCCGGCAAGTCGTCACTGCTGAAATTGCTGGCCGGCGTGGACCGGCCGAGCAGCGGGACGGTGCATCTCGACGGTGAACCGTTGACGCGGATGTCGCGGCGCCGGCTCGCCCGCCGGGTGGCGATGGTCGCCCAGCACGCCGACACCGAACTGCACATCACCGTGCGTGAGGTGGTGCGGCTGGGCCGCATTCCCCACACCGGCATGATCGCCGCCGATACCGACGGGTCGGCGGTGGTCGATGCCGCGCTGGCCGCCACCGGGCTGCAGGACCTGGCCGACCGGTACTGGCACATGCTCTCGGGCGGGGAGCGCCAGCGCGTGCAGATCGCCCGGGCGCTGGCCCAGGATCCGGACCACCTGCTGCTGGACGAGCCGACCAATCATCTCGACATCGCCCACCAACTGGAGATCCTGGCTCTGATACGCACCGTGAACGTCACCACGGTGGTGGCGCTGCACGACCTGAACCTGGCCGCGATGTTCTGCGACCACGTGGTGGTGCTGTCCGGCGGTGCCATCGTGGCCGTCGGGACCCCCATCCAGGTGCTCACCGAGGACCTCATCGGCACCGTGTACGGCGTGCGGTGCCGGGTCGGCGTCGAGGACGGGGTTGCGCATGTGCGCTTCGCGCAACGGTAA
- a CDS encoding ABC transporter substrate-binding protein, with amino-acid sequence MRALIPLLLLLVITSCGRTDQPPPAAPSVEDAGATRYPLTLQNCGVTVTFERAPQRAVSLYQASTEILLSLGLADRMVGTSTWFDPVLPELAADNDRVPRLADNDPSVEAVLDREPDIVTSASAHTFTPAVVGDRGRLADLGIPTYQSPSVCTDAVVEGETVTRTGPLQMDTLLREITELAQIFDVQDRGAALVSALQRRLADAPVIPRQDATVAFWFSGLRTPYLAGCCSAPGLYAREVGAINVFADAEEDWPEVSWEALADRDPDVLVLADLSRKRIDGDALDTKVAFLESNPVTRAMTAVREKRYVVLTGSELDPGIRQVGAVEKLAAGFGSMR; translated from the coding sequence GTGCGTGCGTTGATCCCCCTGCTCTTGTTGCTCGTGATCACATCCTGTGGCCGAACCGACCAACCCCCGCCGGCGGCGCCGTCCGTCGAGGATGCCGGCGCCACGCGCTACCCGCTGACGCTGCAGAACTGTGGCGTGACGGTCACCTTCGAGCGCGCGCCGCAGCGCGCCGTCTCGCTATATCAGGCATCCACCGAGATCCTGCTCTCGCTCGGTCTGGCCGACCGCATGGTGGGCACCTCGACGTGGTTCGACCCGGTGCTGCCGGAACTGGCCGCCGACAACGACCGGGTGCCCCGGCTCGCGGACAACGATCCGAGCGTGGAAGCGGTGCTCGACCGCGAGCCCGACATCGTCACCTCGGCCAGTGCGCATACGTTCACCCCGGCGGTCGTCGGGGATCGGGGCCGGCTCGCCGACCTCGGCATCCCCACCTACCAGTCCCCGTCGGTGTGCACCGACGCCGTCGTCGAAGGGGAGACCGTCACGCGGACCGGCCCGTTGCAGATGGACACCCTGCTCCGTGAGATCACGGAACTGGCGCAGATTTTCGATGTGCAGGACCGTGGGGCCGCGTTGGTGAGCGCGCTGCAGCGCCGGTTGGCCGATGCTCCGGTGATCCCGCGACAAGACGCCACCGTCGCATTCTGGTTCTCCGGGTTGCGTACGCCCTACCTGGCCGGCTGCTGCTCGGCACCCGGTCTCTACGCCCGCGAGGTCGGCGCCATCAACGTCTTCGCCGATGCCGAGGAGGACTGGCCGGAGGTCAGCTGGGAGGCGCTGGCCGACCGCGACCCCGACGTGCTGGTGTTGGCGGACCTGAGCCGCAAACGGATCGACGGCGATGCGCTGGACACCAAAGTTGCGTTTCTGGAATCCAATCCGGTGACCCGCGCCATGACGGCGGTACGGGAGAAACGGTATGTGGTGCTGACGGGCTCCGAGCTGGATCCCGGTATTCGGCAAGTCGGTGCCGTCGAGAAGCTGGCCGCGGGCTTCGGATCGATGAGATGA
- a CDS encoding GNAT family N-acetyltransferase, translating to MSNTDDVVVRPARHADIPALSHALGRAFLDDPVMAWLLPDAHARRRKLHKLFGALTRHHHLAHGGVEVASVGATIGAAALWDPPGKWRHTTGEELRAAPSMVLTFGTAVRRGIRVTELMKREHPEEPHWYLAVIGSDPQVRGAGLGHALMRSRLDRCDAEFAPAYLESSNPENIGYYERFGFEVTGEIALPDGGPVMYPMWRHPR from the coding sequence GTGAGCAACACCGACGACGTTGTGGTGCGCCCCGCCCGGCACGCCGACATCCCTGCGCTGTCGCACGCCTTGGGCCGTGCGTTCCTCGATGATCCGGTGATGGCGTGGCTGCTGCCGGACGCGCACGCGCGGCGGCGCAAACTGCACAAGCTGTTCGGCGCCCTGACCCGCCACCACCACCTCGCGCACGGCGGGGTGGAGGTCGCCTCGGTGGGTGCGACGATCGGTGCCGCGGCGCTGTGGGACCCGCCGGGCAAGTGGCGGCACACCACCGGCGAGGAGTTGCGTGCCGCGCCCAGCATGGTGCTGACGTTCGGCACCGCCGTGCGCCGCGGCATCCGGGTCACGGAGCTGATGAAACGCGAACACCCCGAGGAGCCGCACTGGTATCTGGCGGTGATCGGCAGTGACCCGCAGGTGCGCGGCGCCGGACTCGGCCACGCCCTGATGCGCTCGCGGCTGGACCGGTGCGATGCCGAGTTCGCGCCGGCCTACCTGGAGTCGAGCAACCCCGAGAACATCGGCTATTACGAGCGGTTCGGTTTCGAAGTCACCGGGGAGATCGCACTTCCCGACGGCGGCCCGGTCATGTACCCGATGTGGCGGCACCCACGCTGA
- a CDS encoding ABC transporter substrate-binding protein, with protein MIGQSVLAAVLAVLVSACGQADSRAEKTDAAVGYPITVANCGRAVVIDAPPKRAVSLNQGSTEILLSLGLADRMVGTATWTDPVRENLAEANATVPQLAVNKPSLESVLDTEPDFVSASFAGTLGPGGVADRDQFASLGVPTYLAPSDCVGKVSVNADGARTEPFTMDAIYGEIRDLARIFDVAERGEELIDDLDQRMQASRVVADADLGYWFSDIRAPYFGGCCGSPGVITDTVGARNVFVDTTEEWPQVSWEVIADRNPDALVLADLSRRTIDGDALAAKIAFLESNPVTARMTAVQEKRYIVVNGADLNPSIRTVDGAEKVADGLRRFGLTAGR; from the coding sequence ATGATCGGGCAAAGTGTCCTGGCGGCCGTGCTGGCGGTGCTGGTCAGCGCCTGCGGGCAGGCCGACAGCCGGGCCGAAAAGACCGATGCGGCAGTGGGTTACCCGATCACCGTGGCGAACTGCGGCCGTGCGGTCGTCATCGATGCGCCGCCGAAGCGCGCGGTCTCGCTCAACCAGGGGTCCACCGAGATCCTGCTCTCGCTGGGCCTGGCCGACCGCATGGTCGGCACCGCGACCTGGACGGACCCGGTGCGGGAGAACCTCGCCGAGGCCAATGCCACGGTGCCGCAGCTGGCGGTCAACAAGCCCTCGCTGGAGAGTGTGCTGGACACCGAACCCGACTTCGTGTCCGCCTCGTTCGCGGGAACCCTGGGCCCGGGCGGTGTCGCCGACCGCGATCAGTTCGCATCGCTGGGGGTGCCGACCTACCTGGCGCCCAGCGATTGTGTGGGCAAGGTTTCGGTCAACGCCGACGGCGCCCGCACCGAACCGTTCACCATGGACGCCATCTACGGCGAGATCCGCGATCTGGCCCGCATATTCGACGTCGCCGAGCGCGGCGAGGAACTGATCGACGATCTGGACCAACGCATGCAGGCCAGCCGGGTGGTGGCGGACGCCGATCTGGGGTACTGGTTCTCCGATATCCGCGCCCCGTACTTCGGTGGGTGCTGTGGGTCGCCGGGGGTGATCACCGACACCGTCGGGGCCCGCAACGTCTTCGTCGACACGACCGAGGAATGGCCGCAGGTCAGCTGGGAAGTGATCGCCGACCGCAACCCCGATGCGCTGGTGCTCGCCGACCTGAGCCGGCGCACCATCGACGGTGATGCGCTGGCCGCCAAGATCGCTTTCCTGGAATCGAATCCGGTGACCGCGCGGATGACCGCAGTGCAGGAGAAGCGCTACATCGTCGTCAACGGGGCCGACCTGAACCCGTCGATCCGGACCGTCGACGGCGCCGAGAAAGTCGCCGATGGGCTGCGCCGTTTCGGATTGACCGCCGGCCGTTGA